A single region of the Marmota flaviventris isolate mMarFla1 chromosome 10, mMarFla1.hap1, whole genome shotgun sequence genome encodes:
- the Kcnj10 gene encoding ATP-sensitive inward rectifier potassium channel 10: protein MTSVAKVYYSQTTQTESRPLVGPPIRRRRVLTKDGRSNVRMEHIADKRFLYLKDLWTTFIDMQWRYKLLLFSATFAGTWFLFGVVWYLVAVAHGDLLELGPPANHTPCVVQVHTLTGAFLFSLESQTTIGYGFRYISEECPLAIVLLIAQLVLTTILEIFITGTFLAKIARPKKRAETIRFSQHAVVASHNGKPCLMIRVANMRKSLLIGCQVTGKLLQTHQTKEGENIRLNQVNVTFQVDTASDSPFLILPLTFYHVVDETSPLKDLPLRSGEGDFELVLILSGTVESTSATCQVRTSYLPEEILWGYEFTPAISLSASGKYIADFSLFDQVVKVASPSGLRDSTVRYGDPEKLKLEESLREQAEKEGSALSVRISNV, encoded by the coding sequence ATGACATCAGTTGCCAAGGTGTATTACAGCCAGACCACTCAGACAGAAAGCCGGCCCCTAGTGGGCCCACCGATACGACGGCGGAGAGTCCTCACGAAAGATGGCCGCAGCAATGTGAGAATGGAACACATTGCTGACAAGCGCTTCCTCTACCTCAAGGACTTATGGACAACCTTTATCGACATGCAGTGGCGCTACAAGCTCCTGCTCTTCTCTGCAACCTTTGCAGGCACCTGGTTCCTCTTTGGTGTTGTGTGGTATCTGGTGGCTGTGGCCCATGGGGACCTGCTGGAGCTGGGCCCCCCTGCCAACCACACCCCTTGTGTGGTACAGGTGCACACACTCACTGGagccttcctcttctcccttgaATCCCAGACCACTATTGGCTATGGCTTCCGCTACATTAGTGAGGAGTGCCCACTGGCCATCGTGCTTCTTATTGCCCAGCTGGTGCTTACCACCATCTTGGAAATCTTTATTACAGGTACTTTCCTGGCAAAGATTGCCCGGCCTAAGAAGCGTGCGGAGACCATCCGTTTCAGCCAGCATGCAGTTGTAGCCTCGCACAATGGGAAGCCTTGCCTTATGATCCGGGTTGCCAATATGCGTAAGAGCCTTCTCATTGGCTGCCAGGTGACAGGAAAACTGCTTCAGACTCATCAAACAAAGGAGGGTGAGAACATTCGGCTCAATCAAGTCAATGTTACTTTCCAAGTAGACACAGCCTCGGATAGTCCCTTCCTCATTCTGCCCCTTACCTTCTACCATGTGGTAGATGAGACCAGTCCCTTGAAAGATCTCCCCCTTCGCAGTGGTGAAGGTGACTTTGAGCTGGTGCTGATCCTAAGTGGTACAGTGGAGTCCACAAGTGCCACCTGCCAGGTGCGCACTTCCTACCTGCCGGAGGAGATCCTTTGGGGCTATGAATTCACACCTGCCATCTCACTGTCGGCCAGTGGCAAATACATAGCTGACTTCAGCCTTTTTGACCAGGTTGTGAAAGTGGCCTCTCCTAGTGGCCTCCGTGACAGCACTGTTCGCTATGGAGATCCTGAAAAGCTCAAGTTGGAGGAGTCATTAAGGGAACAAGCTGAGAAGGAGGGCAGTGCCCTAAGTGTGCGCATCAGCAATGTCTGA